From a single Lactococcus allomyrinae genomic region:
- the queA gene encoding tRNA preQ1(34) S-adenosylmethionine ribosyltransferase-isomerase QueA: MNINDFDFDLPEELIAQTPLEKRSESRLLVLDPKTHQMQDKHFYNIIDELESGDALVLNNTRVLPARLHGVRSETKGHIELLLLKDLGENRWETLAKPARKMKVGEQVIFGDGRLSAVVIEILEHGGRIVEFHYDGIFLEILESLGEMPLPPYIHEQLEDQERYQTVFAKENGSAAAPTAGLHYTPELLQAIEDKGVKIVELTLHVGLGTFRPVSVDNVDEHHMHSEFYQLSEEAAKTLREVKTSGHKVVACGTTSIRTLETIGSKFKGDIQADSGWTDIFIKPGYEWKVVDAFNTNFHLPKSTLVMLVAAFAGRDFVLEAYQHAVDEKYRFFSFGDAMFVRTKS, translated from the coding sequence ATGAATATTAACGATTTTGATTTTGATTTACCAGAAGAACTTATTGCTCAAACCCCTTTAGAAAAACGCTCTGAGTCACGTCTTTTGGTCCTTGACCCTAAAACTCATCAAATGCAAGATAAACATTTTTATAATATCATTGATGAACTTGAATCTGGAGATGCTTTAGTACTTAATAACACTCGCGTCTTGCCTGCTAGGTTGCATGGCGTGCGCAGTGAAACAAAAGGACACATTGAACTTCTTTTACTCAAGGATTTGGGTGAAAATCGCTGGGAAACTCTTGCAAAACCTGCTCGGAAAATGAAAGTCGGTGAGCAAGTTATTTTCGGTGACGGTCGTCTGAGTGCTGTTGTTATCGAAATACTTGAACATGGTGGACGCATTGTTGAATTTCATTATGATGGAATTTTTCTTGAAATTTTGGAAAGTTTAGGCGAAATGCCACTTCCACCCTATATCCACGAACAACTTGAAGACCAAGAACGTTATCAAACAGTTTTTGCCAAAGAAAATGGCTCTGCTGCAGCTCCAACAGCAGGTTTACACTATACACCAGAGCTTTTGCAAGCCATTGAAGATAAAGGCGTAAAAATTGTTGAATTGACACTCCACGTGGGTCTTGGTACTTTCAGACCTGTCAGCGTAGATAATGTTGACGAGCATCATATGCACAGTGAATTTTATCAACTTTCAGAAGAGGCAGCAAAAACTCTCCGCGAAGTTAAAACCTCTGGTCACAAGGTTGTTGCCTGTGGGACAACATCTATTAGAACTTTAGAAACAATCGGAAGCAAGTTTAAAGGAGATATACAAGCAGATTCAGGCTGGACAGATATTTTCATCAAACCTGGCTATGAATGGAAAGTTGTTGACGCTTTCAACACAAACTTTCACCTTCCAAAGTCAACATTAGTCATGCTTGTTGCTGCATTTGCTGGGCGCGATTTTGTACTTGAAGCTTATCAACACGCCGTTGATGAAAAATATCGTTTTTTCAGTTTTGGCGATGCAATGTTTGTACGAACAAAATCATAA
- a CDS encoding hydroxymethylglutaryl-CoA reductase, degradative translates to MEKKFYQMTPEERRQTLDLPEKTRAVLRQMALDEAIANNLIENQISEFELPMGLAQNFVINDKKYLIPFVTEEPSVVAAASNGAKMAGKFTAKITERLMRGQIVFYDVQNATKLTDRISVSTDEILLVARTAYPSIVERGGGLREISTRIFDENFLSVDFKIDVRDAMGANIVNSILEGIAERFRQWFPEEKILFSILSNFATESLVKVSCEIPVKKLSKTDNGAEVADKIMAASRFAKLDPYRAATHNKGIMNGINAVVLATGNDTRAIAAGIHAFASLDGQYRALGTWRVSGDTLLGELELPLPVATVGGGVKVLPKAQAAMEILQITEAQELAKVIAAVGLAQNLAALRALVSEGIQQGHMGLQARALALSVGAKAEEVAQLSELLRQSKLMNQATAEKLLTALRTH, encoded by the coding sequence ATGGAAAAGAAATTCTATCAGATGACGCCAGAAGAACGCCGTCAGACGCTTGATTTACCTGAGAAAACGCGGGCTGTTTTGCGTCAAATGGCACTCGATGAAGCCATCGCAAATAATTTGATTGAAAACCAAATCTCAGAGTTTGAGCTGCCAATGGGACTCGCCCAAAATTTTGTCATTAATGACAAAAAATATTTGATTCCTTTTGTGACAGAAGAGCCATCAGTTGTTGCTGCAGCAAGCAACGGTGCCAAAATGGCTGGCAAATTTACTGCAAAGATTACGGAACGGTTAATGCGTGGGCAAATTGTCTTTTATGACGTACAAAATGCCACGAAACTTACTGACAGAATTTCTGTCAGCACTGACGAAATCTTGTTAGTAGCACGAACAGCTTATCCCTCTATTGTCGAAAGAGGTGGAGGCTTACGAGAAATTTCTACTCGAATTTTTGACGAAAATTTTTTGTCAGTAGATTTTAAGATTGATGTCAGAGATGCGATGGGGGCAAACATTGTCAATTCAATATTGGAGGGCATAGCAGAGCGTTTTCGTCAGTGGTTTCCTGAGGAAAAAATTTTGTTCAGCATTCTGTCAAATTTTGCGACCGAATCTCTGGTAAAAGTAAGCTGTGAAATTCCGGTCAAAAAGCTGTCAAAAACTGACAACGGCGCAGAAGTTGCTGACAAAATCATGGCAGCTTCGCGTTTTGCAAAACTTGACCCTTATCGTGCCGCGACGCACAATAAAGGAATCATGAACGGTATCAATGCGGTCGTGCTTGCGACTGGAAATGACACGCGCGCCATAGCAGCTGGCATTCACGCTTTTGCGAGTCTCGATGGACAATACCGCGCTCTTGGAACTTGGCGAGTTTCAGGAGATACGCTTTTGGGCGAGCTAGAGTTGCCGTTACCCGTTGCAACAGTTGGCGGAGGCGTCAAAGTTTTACCTAAAGCGCAAGCAGCAATGGAAATTTTGCAAATTACAGAAGCTCAGGAGTTGGCGAAAGTGATTGCTGCTGTTGGCTTGGCACAAAACCTTGCAGCCTTGCGTGCGCTTGTTTCTGAGGGCATCCAGCAGGGACATATGGGCTTACAAGCTCGCGCGCTGGCGCTTTCGGTCGGTGCAAAAGCTGAAGAAGTTGCTCAACTCAGCGAACTTCTCCGCCAATCAAAACTAATGAATCAAGCGACAGCAGAAAAATTACTGACAGCACTCAGAACTCACTGA
- a CDS encoding glucosamine-6-phosphate deaminase, translating into MKVIVVKNQLEGGKIGFNLLKEAMENGAKTLGLATGSTPVEFYNQIINSDLDFTGMTSVNLDEYVGLDGSNDQSYRYFMNKHLFEEKPFKENFLPNGKAADLDAEVKHYDQIIAEHPIDWQILGIGQNGHIGFNEPGTPTDITTHVVDLEESTIKANARFFTSEADVPRQAISMGLASIMKSKNIVLMAYGKEKAEAVKGMIEGEVTIDLPASILQTRDNVTVIADEAAASLLK; encoded by the coding sequence ATGAAAGTTATCGTAGTTAAAAATCAACTTGAAGGCGGAAAAATTGGTTTCAATCTTCTTAAAGAAGCAATGGAAAATGGTGCTAAGACACTTGGACTTGCGACAGGTTCAACTCCAGTAGAGTTTTATAATCAAATCATTAATTCTGACCTTGATTTTACTGGTATGACTTCAGTTAACTTGGACGAATATGTAGGTCTTGATGGTTCAAATGATCAGTCTTATCGCTACTTCATGAACAAACATTTGTTTGAAGAAAAACCTTTTAAAGAAAATTTCTTGCCAAATGGTAAAGCCGCAGACCTTGATGCTGAAGTAAAACATTACGACCAAATCATCGCAGAACATCCTATTGATTGGCAAATTCTTGGTATCGGTCAAAATGGTCATATTGGCTTTAATGAACCAGGAACACCTACTGATATTACAACTCATGTTGTTGACCTTGAAGAAAGTACAATTAAAGCAAATGCACGGTTCTTCACATCAGAAGCTGATGTACCACGCCAAGCAATTTCTATGGGACTTGCTAGCATTATGAAATCTAAAAATATTGTTTTGATGGCTTATGGCAAAGAAAAAGCTGAAGCTGTCAAAGGAATGATTGAAGGTGAAGTTACAATTGATTTACCAGCATCTATCTTGCAAACTCGTGATAATGTCACAGTGATTGCTGATGAAGCAGCTGCATCATTACTTAAATGA
- a CDS encoding thiolase family protein encodes MKEIVIIDALRTPVGKYDGALSKYSAAELGTAVVKQLLARHEAIKSDVAQVIFGNVLQAGNGQNVARQIALNSGLNASVPASTINEVCGSGMKAVILAKQLLQLGEAELVIAGGTESMSNAPILKNQKTNEETLSMLSDGLIDAFSGIHMGNIGETIAEKFEISRESQDVFAQNSQEKSVAARNAGIFKDEIVPIGAMADDEAPRPNSSLEKLSTLRTVFKANGTVTAGNSSPVNDGASAVILATKEYAVQHQIPYLAELVDSVEIGIDPAIMGVSPIEAITKLLAKTKLSLSEIDLFEINEAFAASSVAVNRELALDEKKVNIYGGAIGLGHAIGSTGARIITTLSYALKRENKRYGIASLCIGGGLGLAVLLKNPKFES; translated from the coding sequence GTGAAAGAAATTGTAATCATTGACGCCTTACGTACGCCAGTCGGTAAATATGACGGCGCACTTTCTAAATATTCGGCAGCAGAGCTTGGGACAGCTGTCGTAAAGCAACTTTTAGCCCGACATGAAGCGATAAAGTCAGATGTGGCTCAGGTCATTTTTGGCAATGTCCTTCAAGCAGGAAACGGTCAAAATGTCGCGCGGCAAATTGCGCTAAACAGCGGTTTAAACGCTTCTGTACCTGCTTCGACGATTAACGAAGTCTGCGGCTCAGGCATGAAAGCGGTCATTTTAGCGAAACAACTCCTCCAGCTTGGAGAGGCGGAGCTGGTGATTGCAGGCGGGACGGAGTCCATGTCCAACGCACCAATCTTGAAAAATCAAAAGACGAACGAAGAGACACTCTCGATGCTCTCTGACGGCTTGATTGACGCTTTTTCAGGGATTCATATGGGAAATATCGGCGAAACCATTGCCGAGAAATTTGAAATTTCTAGAGAAAGTCAAGATGTCTTTGCGCAAAATTCACAGGAAAAGTCAGTTGCAGCTAGAAATGCGGGAATTTTTAAAGATGAAATTGTCCCTATTGGAGCGATGGCAGACGACGAGGCCCCACGTCCAAACTCAAGTTTAGAGAAATTAAGCACGCTGCGCACGGTTTTCAAAGCAAACGGAACGGTAACTGCTGGAAATTCTTCACCAGTGAATGATGGTGCCTCGGCAGTCATTTTGGCAACGAAAGAGTATGCTGTTCAACACCAAATCCCCTATCTTGCAGAGTTAGTTGATTCAGTAGAAATCGGGATTGACCCAGCCATCATGGGTGTTTCGCCGATAGAAGCCATCACAAAATTGCTCGCTAAGACGAAGTTGAGCCTATCAGAAATTGACCTTTTTGAAATCAATGAAGCCTTTGCGGCGTCTAGTGTTGCGGTCAATCGTGAACTCGCACTTGATGAGAAAAAAGTAAACATTTATGGTGGAGCAATTGGTTTGGGACACGCCATTGGCTCAACTGGAGCAAGGATTATCACAACATTGAGCTATGCACTCAAGCGTGAAAACAAACGTTACGGTATTGCAAGTCTTTGCATTGGCGGTGGTCTGGGGCTTGCCGTCTTGCTGAAAAATCCAAAATTTGAAAGCTAA
- a CDS encoding hydroxymethylglutaryl-CoA synthase → MKVGIDKLAFFVPNTYVDMTELALARGVDPAKFHIGIGQDEMAVNPATQDIITFATNAAASILTDEDKKSIDMVIVGTESSVDESKASAVVVHGLLDIQPFARSIEMKEACYATTAGLAAARDHVLLHPESKVLVIASDIAKYGLNTGGEPTQGGGAVAMLITSEPHLLTLNNDNVALSQDIYDFWRPFGQAYPSVDGKFSNETYINAFAKVWDEYTSRTSLTFEDFKAVAFHTPYTKMGKKALLPKLESESPKNADDLMKQFEYGIAYNRRVGNLYTGSLYLSLISLLENSPDLSAGDKIGLFSYGSGTVAEFFSGELVDGFEKYLRTKDHQALLDGRSKLTISEYETMFNEKLDLNHHAEYHDEMPFSISEIRDNHRLYKK, encoded by the coding sequence ATGAAAGTCGGTATAGATAAACTTGCTTTTTTTGTGCCAAATACATACGTTGATATGACAGAGTTGGCGCTTGCTAGAGGAGTTGACCCAGCAAAATTTCATATTGGAATTGGACAAGATGAAATGGCAGTCAATCCTGCTACTCAAGACATTATTACTTTTGCAACAAATGCTGCTGCAAGTATCTTAACAGATGAAGACAAAAAATCAATAGATATGGTGATTGTCGGCACAGAGTCCAGTGTTGATGAATCTAAGGCTTCCGCTGTTGTGGTTCATGGTCTTCTTGATATTCAGCCCTTTGCACGTAGTATTGAAATGAAGGAAGCTTGCTACGCAACAACAGCAGGACTTGCTGCTGCCCGTGACCATGTACTTCTTCATCCTGAGTCGAAAGTCCTTGTCATTGCCTCTGATATTGCAAAATATGGTTTAAATACAGGTGGAGAGCCAACACAAGGTGGTGGTGCTGTTGCTATGCTGATTACTAGCGAACCGCATCTTTTGACATTAAATAATGATAATGTTGCACTTTCGCAAGATATTTATGATTTTTGGCGTCCTTTTGGACAGGCCTATCCTTCTGTTGATGGAAAATTTTCAAATGAAACTTATATCAATGCCTTTGCAAAAGTTTGGGATGAATACACCAGCCGCACTAGTTTGACCTTTGAAGATTTTAAGGCGGTTGCTTTCCATACGCCTTATACCAAAATGGGTAAAAAAGCTTTATTGCCAAAACTTGAGTCTGAAAGTCCTAAAAATGCTGATGATTTGATGAAACAGTTTGAATATGGAATTGCTTATAATCGTCGTGTCGGCAATCTTTACACTGGTTCACTTTATTTGAGTTTAATCTCTCTTTTAGAAAACTCACCTGACCTATCTGCTGGTGATAAAATCGGATTATTTAGTTATGGTTCTGGAACCGTCGCTGAATTTTTCTCTGGTGAATTAGTGGATGGTTTTGAGAAATATCTGCGTACAAAAGACCACCAAGCATTACTTGATGGACGTTCAAAATTGACTATTTCTGAGTATGAAACAATGTTTAATGAAAAGTTAGATTTGAATCATCATGCAGAATATCATGATGAGATGCCCTTCTCAATTAGTGAGATTCGTGATAATCATCGTCTTTACAAAAAATAA
- a CDS encoding aldo/keto reductase, with the protein MQIPKVGFGTWQSPDGEVAYEAVKTALITGYRHIDTAQAYGNELSIGEAIKDSGIARDELFITTKLWNFVSTYEEAVSSIDESLEKLGLEYIDLLLIHWPNPVKTRPNFKTRNSELWRAMEEAYEAGKIRALGVANFQPHHLDALFETAKIKPVVNQIYSNPSDQQEDIVAYNKAHDLLTEAYSPLGTGEIFKILALGEIAEKYDKTVAQTVLRWHLQKGYLPLPKSITPNRIKENAQIFDFELTDEDMVFIDQLHGALLPHKYPDNVQF; encoded by the coding sequence GTGCAAATTCCCAAAGTTGGCTTTGGAACTTGGCAAAGTCCAGATGGAGAGGTTGCTTATGAAGCAGTGAAAACTGCACTTATCACAGGTTATCGTCATATTGATACGGCTCAGGCTTATGGCAATGAACTATCTATAGGAGAAGCCATAAAAGATTCAGGAATAGCACGTGATGAACTTTTCATTACAACAAAATTATGGAATTTTGTCAGCACTTATGAAGAAGCTGTCAGCAGCATTGATGAAAGTTTGGAGAAGTTGGGGTTGGAATACATTGACCTTCTGCTTATCCATTGGCCAAATCCAGTGAAAACACGTCCTAACTTTAAGACACGAAATAGTGAACTGTGGCGTGCGATGGAAGAAGCTTATGAGGCGGGAAAAATTAGAGCGTTGGGTGTAGCTAATTTTCAACCTCATCATCTGGATGCTTTGTTTGAAACTGCAAAGATCAAGCCTGTTGTCAATCAGATTTATAGCAATCCAAGTGACCAACAAGAGGATATTGTAGCTTATAATAAAGCGCATGATTTACTGACAGAAGCGTATTCTCCGCTTGGAACAGGTGAAATTTTTAAAATATTAGCCTTGGGTGAAATCGCTGAAAAGTATGACAAAACAGTGGCGCAAACGGTGCTGAGATGGCATTTACAAAAAGGATATCTTCCTCTTCCTAAATCTATCACGCCTAATCGAATTAAAGAAAATGCTCAAATCTTTGATTTTGAACTGACAGATGAAGATATGGTATTCATTGACCAGTTACATGGCGCCCTTTTACCACACAAATATCCTGATAATGTCCAATTTTAA